From the genome of Phycicoccus duodecadis:
TCGGTCATGGAGGCCGCGATGCCCGAGGAGCTCGCCGGCCCCTACCGGGCCACCCTCACCCGGCTCCAGGAGTCCGGGCCGCCCATGGGCGTCGACCGGGTCCACGCCATCCTGGCCCAGGAGCTCGGACCCCGGTGGGCCAGCACCAAGCTCGTGGAGTTCGACGACACGCCCGCGGCGGCCGCGTCCATCGGCCAGGTCCACCGGGCGGTGTGGCGCGACGGCCGCGAGGTCGCCGTCAAGATCCAGTACCCCGGCGCCGGCAAGGCCCTGCTCTCGGACCTGAACCAGATCTCGCGGGTCGCCCGCGTCGCCGGGTCGTGGGTGCCCGGCATCGACGTCAAGCCGATCATGGACGAGCTGCGGGCACGGATGTCCGAGGAGCTCGACTACGCCCTCGAGGCCAAGCACCAGCGCCACTTCGCGAAGGCCTTCCGCGACGACGACGACGTGTTCGTGCCCGACGTGCTGGTCGAGTCCCCGCAGGTGCTGGTCACCGAGTGGGTCGAGGGCACGCCGCTGGCCGAGGTCATCCGCGAGGGCACCCAGGAACAGCGCGACGAGGCCGCCTCGCTCTACCTCGAGTTCCAGCTCCGCTCCCCCGGCCGAGCCCGGCTGCTGCACGCCGACCCGCATCCCGGCAACTTCCGGATCACCCCCGACGGCCGGCTCGGTGTCCTCGACTTCGGCGCCGTCAACCGCCTTCCCGGGGGCCTGCCGCCCGAGATGGGCGCGATCCTCACGGCCGCGCTGTCGGGCGACGGCGACGAGCTGGTGAAGGTGCTGCGCGCGGAGGGCTTCATCAAGCGCGGCATCGACATCGACCCCGCCGGTCTCGTCGAGTACATCGAGCCGCTGCTCGAGCCGATCCTGCACGAGCACTTCACCCCCACCCGGGCGTGGCTGCGCGGCGCCGCCGCCCAGCTGCAGGACCCCCGGCGCCCGCAGTTCCTCGTCGGGCTCAAGCTCAACCTGCCGCCGGAGTACCTGCTCATCCACCGGGTCTGGCTCGGCGGCATCGGCGTGCTCAGCCAGCTCGGCGGCACCGTGCCGCTGCGCGAGATGATCTGCGCCTACCTGCCCGGGGTCGACGAGTCGCGCTGGCCGCCGGCTCCCGACGCCGCCTGACCGCGCCTGACCGCGCCGGCCGCCCGGGTCACCACCAGGTCGGGTCGAGCTTCCCCTCGATGCTGCGCAGGTGCCGGCGGCTGCAGGCAGCACAGGTCCAGACCTCGCGCCCGTTCTCGATCCCGCGGCTCCAGGTGAGGCGCGCGGTGGCGGTCTCGCCGGCCGCCGGGCCGGCGCCGCACGTGGCGCACACCGGGGCCGGCTCGGCCGCCGGCATCGCCTCGTCGACGCCGCCGGACACGCTCAGGCCCGGGCCTTGGCCGCCGCCTTGGCCGCCTTCTTGAACTCACGGACCTTCTGGAGGGAGTCGGGGTCGACGACGTCGGCCACCGAGCGGAAGGACCCCTCCTCGGCGTAGGCGCCGCAGGCCTCGGCCCACCCCTCGGGGCGCACGCCGAGCTGCTTGCCGAGCAGGGCGGCGAAGATGCGGGCCTTCTGGTCACCGAAGCCCGGCAGCGCCTTGACCCGGTCGACGAGCTCGGCGCCGGTGGCGGCGGTGGTCCAGATGCGCGAGGCGTCGGCGTCGTACTCGTCGCGCACGACGGCGGCCAGCGCCTGCACCCGGCCGGCCATCGAGCGCCCGTAGCGGTGGATGGCCGGCGGGGTCGAGCACAGGTCGGCGAAGGCCTCCGGCTCGGCGGCGGCCAGGGCGGCCGGCTCGAGGGTGCCGAAGCGCTCGAGGATCTTGGCGGGCCCGGCGAAGGCGCGCTCCATCGGGAACTGCTGGTCGAGCAGCATCCCGGTCAGGAGGGCGAACGGGTCCTGCGAGAGGACCCGGTCGGCGGCGGGGTCCTGGGCGATCGTCAGCGCGGCCATGGGGTCAGCGTAGCCAGGACGTCGGCGACCACGGCGCGCCAGAAGTCGCGCTCGCGCACCGGGGGCACGGTGACCTCGGGGTGCGCGGGCACCGCCCCCGACGCGATGTCAGGGGCGGTGCGCGCGGCGGGCGTGACG
Proteins encoded in this window:
- a CDS encoding ABC1 kinase family protein, with the translated sequence MSERERGIPGSSLARAARLAGLPLGHAGRAAFGVGKRIGGRPAEAVAAELQARTAEQLFAVLGELKGGAMKFGQALSVMEAAMPEELAGPYRATLTRLQESGPPMGVDRVHAILAQELGPRWASTKLVEFDDTPAAAASIGQVHRAVWRDGREVAVKIQYPGAGKALLSDLNQISRVARVAGSWVPGIDVKPIMDELRARMSEELDYALEAKHQRHFAKAFRDDDDVFVPDVLVESPQVLVTEWVEGTPLAEVIREGTQEQRDEAASLYLEFQLRSPGRARLLHADPHPGNFRITPDGRLGVLDFGAVNRLPGGLPPEMGAILTAALSGDGDELVKVLRAEGFIKRGIDIDPAGLVEYIEPLLEPILHEHFTPTRAWLRGAAAQLQDPRRPQFLVGLKLNLPPEYLLIHRVWLGGIGVLSQLGGTVPLREMICAYLPGVDESRWPPAPDAA
- a CDS encoding HhH-GPD-type base excision DNA repair protein, translating into MAALTIAQDPAADRVLSQDPFALLTGMLLDQQFPMERAFAGPAKILERFGTLEPAALAAAEPEAFADLCSTPPAIHRYGRSMAGRVQALAAVVRDEYDADASRIWTTAATGAELVDRVKALPGFGDQKARIFAALLGKQLGVRPEGWAEACGAYAEEGSFRSVADVVDPDSLQKVREFKKAAKAAAKARA